One genomic segment of Helianthus annuus cultivar XRQ/B chromosome 14, HanXRQr2.0-SUNRISE, whole genome shotgun sequence includes these proteins:
- the LOC110888527 gene encoding putative pentatricopeptide repeat-containing protein At1g12700, mitochondrial: MKVRLMNCTRRIGLRYYSTASPSTSHLNQRILHLKNGSGPTKVNDALQLFDEMLQRQPPPSIIKFTQLISVIVKDKQYSTALSLFKKVNLMGIPSDLYAMNISINCHCRLNQVSYGFALLATLFKQGYSPTLSTYNTLINGLVLADRVFEAVELFKKLLREKVCEPDQITFGIVINGLCKVGHTSKALELLRFMESVSCKCKPYVEQYNAVIDSLCKDKMVDRALELFAIMTQKGVIASVITYNSLIHGLCNFGRETEAAQMLRDMEEEGVYPRVDTFNILVDSFCKKGSVKDAELAVQAMVRRGLHPDVITYSALIDGYCLRGEIDEAEKVIDRMMERDIVPNIITYSRLIDGYCKKKRIHKAWRLFQEIQDKGLIPDVVTYSSMLQGLFESGNPAAARELFNTMQEKGPAPNICTYRILFHGMCKNSQCSDALALFRSLESKELMEDVWLYNLLIDGCSKCGNPSLAMDLFDELCLKGLKPNVRTYTVMINVYCQEGLFGKAKELLRKMEENGCLPNSVTYNVLVQELLKKNECQEAEIFLEEMINRGFMPDHATFENLLVRIPNVGKDSRLRTIVLKLTSVERKDGRT, from the coding sequence ATGAAAGTAAGGTTGATGAACTGCACGAGAAGAATTGGACTTCGTTATTACTCTACTGCTTCACCTTCAACCTCTCATCTCAACCAAAGAATTCTCCATCTTAAAAATGGTTCAGGACCCACCAAGGTGAATGACGCCCTCCaactgtttgatgaaatgcttcaaAGACAACCTCCACCTTCCATCATCAAATTTACTCAGTTGATTTCTGTTATTGTAAAGGATAAGCAATACTCCACTGCTCTTTCACTTTTTAAGAAAGTAAATTTGATGGGTATTCCTAGTGATCTTTATGCCATGAATATATCTATCAACTGTCATTGCCGGTTGAATCAAGTTTCTTATGGTTTTGCCTTACTAGCAACCCTTTTCAAGCAAGGTTATTCACCCACTTTGTCCACCTATAACACTCTCATTAATGGGCTTGTTCTTGCTGATCGAGTTTTTGAAGCGGTTGAGTTGTTCAAGAAACTGCTTAGAGAGAAAGTTTGTGAGCCTGATCAGATTACGTTTGGAATCGTTATTAATGGACTGTGTAAAGTAGGTCACACTAGCAAGGCCCTTGAACTGCTCAGGTTCATGGAATCAGTCTCTTGTAAATGTAAACCATATGTAGAACAGTACAATGCAGTCATTGACAGCCTTTGCAAAGACAAGATGGTTGATCGTGCGTTAGAACTATTTGCCATCATGACCCAAAAAGGCGTCATTGCAAGTGTTATCACTTACAACTCTTTGATTCATGGTCTGTGTAACTTTGGTAGAGAGACAGAAGCTGCACAAATGTTGAGAGATATGGAGGAGGAAGGAGTATATCCAAGAGTGGATACATTTAATATCTTGGTGGATTCTTTTTGTAAGAAAGGATCTGTAAAAGATGCAGAGCTTGCTGTACAAGCAATGGTACGAAGAGGACTACATCCAGATGTAATCACTTATAGTGCACTAATTGATGGATATTGTTTACGTGGTGAAATAGATGAAGCAGAGAAAGTTATAGATCGCATGATGGAAAGGGATATTGTGCCCAACATCATCACATATAGCAGGCTCATAGATGGATACTGTAAGAAGAAGAGAATCCACAAGGCCTGGCGTCTCTTTCAAGAAATCCAAGACAAGGGTTTGATTCCTGACGTTGTTACTTATAGTAGCATGTTACAAGGTTTGTTTGAATCAGGGAATCCTGCAGCGGCTAGAGAATTGTTTAACACGATGCAAGAAAAGGGTCCGGCTCCCAATATATGCACCTATCGTATCTTGTTCCATGGAATGTGCAAAAACTCCCAGTGTTCTGATGCCTTGGCTCTCTTTCGATCACTGGAAAGCAAAGAACTGATGGAAGATGTATGGTTGTATAATTTATTGATTGACGGTTGTAGCAAATGTGGGAACCCTAGCTTGGCTATGGATCTGTTTGATGAACTCTGTTTAAAAGGATTGAAACCGAATGTTAGGACATATACAGTGATGATAAACGTGTATTGCCAAGAAGGGTTATTTGGTAAAGCGAAAGAATTGCTTAGAAAGATGGAAGAAAATGGTTGTTTGCCAAATAGCGTCACATACAATGTTCTTGTTCAAGAGTTGTTGAAGAAAAACGAGTGTCAGGAGGCAGAGATATTTCTTGAAGAAATGATAAACCGAGGTTTTATGCCTGATCATGCTACTTTTGAGAATTTACTAGTCCGGATCCCAAACGTAGGAAAAGATTCTCGTTTGCGAACTATTGTTCTAAAGCTAACAAGTGTAGAAAGAAAAGATGGCAGAACATGA
- the LOC110890655 gene encoding 40S ribosomal protein S17 — MGRVRTKTVKKSSRVVIERYYGKMTLDFHTNKKILEEVAIIPSKRLRNKIAGFSTHLMKRIQKGPVRGISLKLQEEERERRMDFVPDESAIKTDLIEVDKETIEMLNALGMGDLPGVVKASVEPQALPSVPAFGRGGGATRRY, encoded by the coding sequence ATGGGTCGTGTACGAACCAAAACCGTTAAGAAATCCTCTAGAGTAGTGATCGAGAGGTACTACGGGAAAATGACTCTCGACTTCCATACCAACAAGAAGATTCTGGAAGAAGTGGCTATCATTCCATCGAAACGTCTTAGAAACAAGATTGCCGGCTTCTCTACTCATCTCATGAAGCGAATCCAGAAAGGACCCGTGAGGGGTATATCATTGAAGCTACAGGAGGAAGAGAGGGAGAGACGCATGGACTTTGTGCCTGATGAGTCTGCTATCAAAACTGATCTGATTGAAGTTGATAAAGAGACCATTGAAATGCTTAATGCTCTGGGAATGGGTGATCTTCCTGGTGTTGTCAAGGCTTCTGTTGAGCCACAGGCTTTGCCGTCAGTTCCCGCTTTTGGTCGGGGCGGTGGTGCAACAAGAAGATATTAA